The DNA region GAAGCCTGGAAGCGCTTCAGCTTTGGCACGCGCTGGGCGCGGCTTCAGGGCGGTTGACGCCCGGCAGGATCGTGGATACAACGGGGGGCGGTTCTGCGGCGGTCCGGGCACGCCCGGCGGCGGCGGCGCCGGGCCGACCCACGTGTATCCTCGGGAGGCCAGAACCACCCAAAGGAGACTGCGTGATGAGGGCATCAGGACTCAACTGGCAGGGCCTCATGGAACAACTCCAAGAAGCGCTGCCCCACTGCGAGGTGAGCGACCAGTCGCTCGCCTACTTCAAGTATCCCAAACGCACCCTGAGCGTGAACCTGCCGGTTCGCATGGACGACGGCAGCATCCGCGTCTTTCGGGGTTACCGCACCGTCCACTCGACCGCGCGCGGCCCCAGCATGGGCGGCGTGCGCTTCAAGGCGGGCCTCAACGCCCACGAGTGCGAGGTGCTCGCCGCGATCATGACCCTCAAGTCGGCGGTGGCCGACCTGCCGCTGGGCGGCTCCAAGGGCGGCGTGGACGTGGACCCGCAGACCCTGACCTCTCACGAGCTGGAGGGCCTGACCCGGCGCTTTACCAGCGAACTCGTCGAACTCGTCGGGCCGTCCGAGGACATCCTGGCACCCGACGTGGGGTCGGACGCACAGATGATGGCCTGGATGCTCGACACCTACGGGGCGAGCACCGGCTCGACCGCGAACGGCGTGGTCGTGGGCAAGCCCCTCCCGCTGGGCGGCAGCTACGGCAGCAAGGACGCCCGGGGCCGCAGCGCCGCGCTGGTCACCGCGCGGGTGCTGGAGGCGCGGGGCGAGAGCCTCGACAGGGCCAGGGTCGCCGTCTACGGCTTTGGGGACGTGGGCCGCAAGGCCGCGCAGACGCTCGCCGCGCAGGGCGCGCTGGTGATCGCCGTGTCCGACCAGCAGGGGGCGACCTTCGCCAGCGGCGGCCTGGACCTCGCGGCCCTCTCCGAATGGCGTGAGCAACGCGGCAGCGTGCAGGGCTTTGCCACCGACATTACCCCGGAAGAGGTCATCGAACTCGACGTGGACGTGCTGATGCTCGCCTACGACTACGGCTCGGTGAACGCCGGAAACGCCCACGCCGTGCGCGCCCGCTACGTGGTGGAGGCCACCAACCGCGCGGTGCTGCCCGAAGCCGAGCGCTTTCTCAAGGGCCAGGGCGTGACCGTGCTGCCCGACCTCGTCGCCAGCATCGGCGGGGTGGTCGTCAATTACCTCGAATGGGTGCAGGACGCCAGCAACTTCTTCTGGACCCCCGAGGAGATCGAGCGGGCCATCGACCTGCGCGTCAACGCCGCCGTGGACCATGTGACTGCCCTGATGCGCACCCGCGAGGTGGACATGCGCACCGCCGCCTACGCCCTGGCGCTCAACCGCCTGCACGAGGCGGCGGTGATGCGCGGGGTGTATCCATGAAGCCGTCGGCGCTCAGCGCTCATCCGTCAGGCACCGCACGTTCTTGCTGAAAGCGGACGGCGGACTCCTGACCGCTTCTTCTTCTCGCCCCACGGAGGCTCTCCCTATGACCACCACCGAAGACCCCCAGGCCCAGGCCCTCAGCCCGCAGCGGCTCGGCCAGCATCCCATTCCCAGCTACCTCGACCCCAACAATCTCGGCCCCTACGAGATCTTTCTGGAGCAGGTCGAGCGCGTCACGCCGTATCTGGGCAAGCTCGCCTACTGGGTCGAGACCCTGAAAAGGCCCAAGCGCATCCTGGTGGTGGACGTGCCCATCCACCTCGACGACGGCACGGTCGCGCACTTCGAGGGCTACCGGGTGCAGCACAACACCTCGCGCGGCCCGGCTAAGGGCGGCGTCCGCTACCACCAGGACGTGACCCTCAGTGAAGTCATGGCGCTCTCGGCCTGGATGACCGTCAAGAATGCCGCCGTGAACCTGCCCTACGGCGGCGGCAAGGGCGGCATCCGCATCGACCCGCGCAAGTACTCGACCGGCGAACTCGAGCGCCTGACCCGCCGCTACACGACCGAGATCGGCCTCATCATCGGCCCGGACAAGGACATCCCCGCGCCCGACGTGAACACCGGCCCGCAGACGATGGCCTGGATGATGGACACCTACTCCATGAACGTGGGCCGCACCGCGACCGGCGTGGTGACCGGTAAACCCGTGACTCTGGGCGGCTCGCTGGGCCGCGCCGACGCGACCGGCCGCGGCGTGTTCGTGACCGGCGCCCAGGCGATGAAGAAGCTGGGGATGCCGCTGGAAGGCGCGAGAATCGCCGTGCAGGGCTTCGGCAACGTGGGCGAGGCCGCCTCGCGCATCTTCCACGCGCACGGGGCCAAGATCGTGGCGATTCAGGACGTGACGGGCACGGTCTACAGCGCCGCCGGGATCGATCCGGCAGCGGCCCTCGCGCACCTGCGCCAGACGGGCAAGATCACCGGGCTGCCCGGCACCGAGGAGCTGAGCAAGAGCGAGTTCTGGGACGTGGACTGCGACGTGCTGATTCCCGCCGCCCTGGAAAAGCAGATCACGCTGGAGAACGCCGGCCGCATCAAGGCGCGGGTGATCGTGGAGGGCGCCAACGGCCCCACCATTCCCGCCGCCGACGACCTGCTGGCCGAGCGCGGCGTGACGGTGGTGCCCGACGTGCTGGCCAACGCGGGCGGCGTGACCGTCTCTTACTTCGAGTGGGTGCAGGACTTTTCCAGCTTTTTCTGGACGGAAGACGAGATCAACAACCGGCTCGACCGCATCATGTCCGACGCGTTCCTGAGCCTGTGGGACGTGAAGGAGCGCCACGGCGTCACCC from Deinococcus budaensis includes:
- a CDS encoding Glu/Leu/Phe/Val family dehydrogenase, which produces MRASGLNWQGLMEQLQEALPHCEVSDQSLAYFKYPKRTLSVNLPVRMDDGSIRVFRGYRTVHSTARGPSMGGVRFKAGLNAHECEVLAAIMTLKSAVADLPLGGSKGGVDVDPQTLTSHELEGLTRRFTSELVELVGPSEDILAPDVGSDAQMMAWMLDTYGASTGSTANGVVVGKPLPLGGSYGSKDARGRSAALVTARVLEARGESLDRARVAVYGFGDVGRKAAQTLAAQGALVIAVSDQQGATFASGGLDLAALSEWREQRGSVQGFATDITPEEVIELDVDVLMLAYDYGSVNAGNAHAVRARYVVEATNRAVLPEAERFLKGQGVTVLPDLVASIGGVVVNYLEWVQDASNFFWTPEEIERAIDLRVNAAVDHVTALMRTREVDMRTAAYALALNRLHEAAVMRGVYP
- a CDS encoding Glu/Leu/Phe/Val family dehydrogenase, with amino-acid sequence MTTTEDPQAQALSPQRLGQHPIPSYLDPNNLGPYEIFLEQVERVTPYLGKLAYWVETLKRPKRILVVDVPIHLDDGTVAHFEGYRVQHNTSRGPAKGGVRYHQDVTLSEVMALSAWMTVKNAAVNLPYGGGKGGIRIDPRKYSTGELERLTRRYTTEIGLIIGPDKDIPAPDVNTGPQTMAWMMDTYSMNVGRTATGVVTGKPVTLGGSLGRADATGRGVFVTGAQAMKKLGMPLEGARIAVQGFGNVGEAASRIFHAHGAKIVAIQDVTGTVYSAAGIDPAAALAHLRQTGKITGLPGTEELSKSEFWDVDCDVLIPAALEKQITLENAGRIKARVIVEGANGPTIPAADDLLAERGVTVVPDVLANAGGVTVSYFEWVQDFSSFFWTEDEINNRLDRIMSDAFLSLWDVKERHGVTLRTAVYIVACTRVLEARALRGLYP